A window of Ruminiclostridium herbifermentans genomic DNA:
GCAAGTTCGAAAAGTCCTTGTATAGTGCCATCTTCTCCATTGCAACCATGTAATACCGGAAAAACAACGTCTATTTTGTTATTATTGTCACAAATTATTTTTTTAGCAGAATTATTCGGAACAATTTCCAACGTAGATGAAGATGTTGACATTTCTTTTTGTGCTAAAAGCTTTTGTTGAGCAATTGCCTGCCACTCTCCACTGCCAATTTTATCTGTTTCACCTTCATATGTAAGCCACTGTCCTTCCTTTGTAATTCCAATCATAACAACATCATACTTTTGCTTATCTATATTTTCTATAACTGACTGAGCTGATACCCTAGATACTTCATGCTCAGATGATTGACCTCCAAATATAACAGCCACTCTTTTTTTTGACATTGTATAACAACCTCCACGTCCATTATAGGCACAAAATTTTGAAAAATTTAAATATCCATTAAATTATATTTTACATTTTACTATTTAAGTACTAATTATACAAGAATACCAGAGTATTTAGTAAACTAAATTCCCTGGTATTCTTGTAATATGTCTTAATTAATTTTATCAACTTCCACTTTCAAATTTTAAATTGTAAAGCAGTAATATTAAGCATTTACACAAAATCACTTGCAGTATTGATAAGATACTTTTTGCCATCTTACATGATTCAAAATCAAGTTTCAACATGTATTCATAACATCACTCTGTCATTTTCTTACCATAATTCTATTACATTAAACAAACAGTTATTCCTTACCTTCCCAGCTTAATATCACCGCTTTACAAATCTTTAAAAACCACTAAGTTGAGTTAATTTATTTGTATTATTTCTCTTTATCAGTTTTTTCTGAGGTTGATCTTAAGTATGGTACAGGGTCAACTGATTTACCATTCTTCAAAACTTCAAAATGGAGATGCGCACCATCCTCACATTCACTCTGAATAGGATCTCCCACAAGTCCAATTATTTCATTAGCTTTAACCTTTAAGCCACAGCATATGTCCTCTAGGCCTTGCCTCGATAGACCAGCATACTTAGTAACCAAGCCATCTGTCCCGTGGGATATTTCAACAGTAATACCATTTGCATTATCCTCTACTAGACTTATTGTCCCATCTGCGACTGCTCTTACTTTTGTAAGCTTTTCAACCTTGAAATCAAGTCCTTTATGTGCCCTTATGTCGCCTAAAGTTTTAGATTCAGAAAAAGTGGTTACATCCCTAGTAAAGTCTTTCATTATAGCACCATCAACAGGTCTGTCAAATTTTAGAGTAGACTTTACAGCGGCATTGTCACTTTTAGCCTTTGGAGATGTCTCCTCATTTGCTTTGTCATTAGCTTTTTCATTATCCTTTTCAGGAGCACTTGCAGTTGCGTTTGCAGGTGTTGATTGCTCTGCAACTGTCGACTGATTTGCTATATCAGTATTACTAACACTACCAGCAACAGCTTTTGCCTGTTCTCCTGATTCATCTTCTAAATTTGCTTCACCAGGAATGAGCTGTGCGGGGTCATTCAGACTGGTATCAGGTGAGTTCATATTCTGCGTTGCTACATATATTGCCGTTGCTGCCACAATTAATATACAAACTGCTAAAACTATATAGAATCCTTTATTATTAAAGAATTTAGTCAGTTTGTTTTTCCAATTTTTTTCGTCTGGAATAAGTTTCTTCATAATATATATTCCACCTCCATTAAATATTGTTTCCTTTAATACCAACAATATACATAATGAAGGTGGAATTGTTTTATCTTTTTTCTAAATTTTAAGTCTAAATATATTTGGTTTTATTCATTTGTCTCATGCTGTTTTGAGTTAAAAATTAAATAAATTAATAACTAATCTACTCCAGCATAGTAAAATCGTTTATTTCAACTCCTTTATAATAGTGTTTTAAAATATCTTCACAGCTAGTTCCACTCTTAGCAAGATAATTAGCACCACATTGGCTCATACCAACTCCATGACCATAACCAATTGTTGTTATCGAAATCTTACCATCTGGTAGCTGAGCAAATTTCATATTTGTTGATTTTAACTGAAATAATTTTCTAAATTCTGTACCTTTCATATTAATATTTCCAATTTCCATATCGATTACTCTATTCCCTGAAGAGTATTTATGTATTTTTATATTTGACAATATATCTTCCTGATTTAATTCTATTTTAGGGCTATATTCTTTCAGTATCTTAATCATTTGCTGCGGTTCTAATATAACCTCACTTTTATATTCTTTGAATGTATCCTCACCAATGCTTTCTACTCCTCTTAGATAGGGTTCTGCAGTACCCGCCCATACATCTTCTACATTTTCAGTGTGTCCACCACTATTTGAATGAAATAATGGATTTATAAGTACATTGTTATATTCCAAAACCTTTCCTTGAGTATCACTTACAGCCTTACAAATTTTATTCCAATATCTGAAGGAAGCAAGAAATCCCCACCTATCCATTGCAGTGTTTTTACTAATCCATGCCTGACAATGTCCTGGGTCGATGCACACATCCGCTCCGTTATGGGCTTTATCTATATTTGAGCCATAAAGCCTCGTTGCTCGTCCTAAAGCGTAAGTTCTAGCAGCAATTGCTTGCGCCTTCAAAGCTTCTATTTCAAATGATGCTGGCATTTCAGCTGCTAATACTCCTATCAAATACTCCTCTAGTTTCATTGCAACTACTTTCTTTTGATCATTCATGTATACATTAATTGTAATGCCTTCCTTTTCAATGATAGTTTCCTCTGGAGCTGTTACCACATCAATATTTTTTACTATAACTAAAGGTATAACTACAACAATTATGAGCATCAAAAAAACATAGCCGATAAGTTTCTTCATTCCAGCCTCCCTTTTGTTATTCAAATAAAACTTTACAGACGAAATAATTTCTTTAATGGTTATCAAGAAATTTTCTTGTCAATAGCCATTAACTTTTCGGGAGTTTTTGTATTTCATAATTAATTTTTAAATATTTTATGAAAATTCTTTTGTGGAATTTAGAATAGAAAAATATTATTTACTCAACTTTCACGATTGAAAATTCAAATTATGAAGACTCTATTCGTTGTGCAGCCCCAAAAAACTGAGAGTAAACAAAGTTTGAGTTAATAATTCAAACGTCGAAGTTAAACATATTGCTTAAATATTAATATTATTAGGTGTGACAGCATTATCAAATGAAAAGTAAAAATTTCATAAGATAAGTTTACTTGCACAATAAGCCATTATTAAACCAAATGTTTGACTCGACGACCTTTCATTAGGAAGTAGATCAGAATAACGGCATGAATTATTTATATAATTCAAACTCAAATATATTTTTTAATGCCGAGTTTCAGTTAATTTATTCAACTTCCTCAATTGAAAAATCGTAGGTGTTAAACTTATCAATGGAAAGTTGGATTAGAAATAATTGCATGAATTAGTTGGTGAGTAAAGCTTGCTGTATTAATAAGAGTATTTGAAATTAATGAACTATAAAAGGTGGTATTCATTTATGTTTAATTATTCAGCAAGCTCTATGTATTTTTGCCGTCACACTCAATGAACCATGGATGGTGAATATTGATGGGCGGCTAAAATACTGAAGATAAACCATTACTAATTCAAGCAATTATTTCGTCAATAAGCCATTGGTAAGCTTAAACACCGATAGATTTTTGTGGTGGGAAAGTTGAACTAATTTATTAATATTACAATCACTCTGAATATTAAAAAACCCCCTAACAAATATCTTTTTTAATGTATATTCATTAGGGAGTTTTTTTATGAGTTAATACTGTTTGTTTAAATATTGCTGGTTTATTAATTATCTTCCACTCTTTCAATCTTAGCTCCTAAAGATCTTAGTTTCACGTCCAGCGCACAATAGCCTCTGTCAATATGTTGAATTTCACTAATCTCTGTTGCACCTTCAGCAGCTAATCCAGCTAGAACAAGTGCTGCTCCTGCACGCAAGTCTGTTGCTTTTACACTTGCTCCTGTCAAATATTTCTTACCTTCTATTACAGCCGTTCTGCCATCAATCTTAATATTAGCACCCATTCTTTTCAATTCACTAACGTGCATAAATCTGTTTTCAAAAATTGTTTCTGTTACAATACTAGTGCCTGAAGTGCAACTAAGTAATGCCGTCATTTGCGCCTGCATGTCTGTAGGAAAGCCTGGGTAAGGAAGTGTTTTAAGATCTATTGCTTTTAAATCACAATTCCCTTTTACAGATACAGATGATGTGTCCTCTTCAATCTCAGCACCTATTTCTTTGAGTTTAGCAATTATTGGCTTCAAGTGATCAGGTACAACATTATCAATTATTACTTCTCCATGTGTAATAGTAGCAGCGGCCATATATGTTCCTGCTTCTATTCTATCAGGAATTACAGTATGAGTGCATCCATATAGTTTTTCAACACCCTCGATTCGAATTGTATCTGTGCCTGCACCTCTAATACATGCTCCCATCTCATTTAAATAGCTTGCTAAATCAACAATTTCCGGCTCAATAGCAGCATTCTCAATACTAGTCTGGCCTTCCGCTAAAACAGCAGCCATCATAATATTTTCAGTTGCCCCGACACTTGGAAAGTCTAAATATATCTTATTTCCAATAAGCTTTTTTGTAGTTTTCCGAGCCTCTACATAACCATGTCCTTGAGTAATTTCTGCTCCAAGTGCTGTAAAACCTTTTAAATGTAAATCAACTGGTCTTGAGCCTATAGCACATCCTCCAGGTAAAGCAACTCTTACAAAACCTGTTTTAGCTAGCATCGGACCCATTACAAGAAATGAAGCTCTTAACTTATTTACGAGCTCATATGGAGCTGTTGAATTAGTTATATCTCTAAGATGAAATGCAATAGATTTTTTTCCTAGAGGTTCAACCTCAGCTCCTAGTGATTTTATTAAATCACACATTATTTTTACATCATTTAAATCTGGTACCTCTTCAATAATACTTTTTGTTTCTCCTAACAGAGATGCCGCTATTATTGGAAGAACTGAATTCTTTGCTCCATCTACTTTAATTCTACCCTTTAAAGGCACACCTTCGCTGATAATATATTTAGCCAAATGAGCTCTTCCTTTCATTTTAGATTTTTATTGCTTTAATACTCAGTATTCACTATAGGCGTAGCCACCCACAAATAGGTTTTGTCTTCCTGTTTGTTATATCTGATAGCTATACTCAAGTTTACATTTTTTCCGTTAATGCTTAACTTATCTTTCATTACTGGTGAAAAAGCCGAAACACTAATTACATTTTCAAATCTTTTACTATCTACCTTTTCCGCATCACTTTCATTTAATATATTTCTACAAATCTTTTCTAGCTGAGTATCCTCAACATTTCCATCGTAAGTTCCGGTTATACATGAATTTACTGTTACATCTAATCCATGCTTATTAAATATATCTTCTACTTTTTCCCTAAGAAATAAAGCATTTACTTTTTCTGTTCCAGTTGCATCTATAGTTATATATTTATCTCCTGCATCGGAATTATTCCCTACAATACTTGCCATAGCTGATACTTTTACCCCATCTTTAGTAGAGCCTAATATCTCTTTTTTCAGCAAATTGTCCGTACTAGTTGAATTGGTTGAAAAATTCTTAATTTCTATGGCATTAAATACATCTTCACATACTTTTGATAAAGCATCTAAATCTTTATAGTCATCAGTTGCTCTAGAAAAAAAATACATTTCATTTACAATCATCTTTGCACCAGATGAGTTAAATACATCTATAATTGATACATCTTGTTCATTTGTTTCTTTTTGTATTCCTATGTAATATATAGTTCCAGCAATAACAGAAACAAGTATAAGTCCAATAAAAATAAGAATAAAGTTTATTTTTTTCATACTACCCTCCACGCCACTCAGGCATATAATTATTGTTTAAACTTCGAGGAGGTAGGCTATTTTTTTAAAGCTATCTCCGCATTGATAAAAATTTTGAAACTCCAAAATTAATTATGTTAAAAACTTTTTTTAGCTGATACTATGATTATTACCTTATTAAAAACGTAGTATACATGATAAAATTGATAAAAAAAGTTAATAACTTAGCTAAATGCGGTATATCAAGATTACACGCCAAAAAATCCAAAAATTGATAATATAAATCATCAAAATTACTCATTTTTAACTGAAAATTTAAATAATTTTAATAAAAAAACAACCTCGTGTAATCTGAAGTTGTTTTTTTATTTCCTCAATTTCCTAGTTTATTGTATGTTTATAAACTTATTAATGGAAAGCCGAGTTATTTAGTTGTTTAAACATTTTTTATAATTTTCAATATGTTGAAAGCGCCCTGCTGAGCATTATTGCAAAATTGCCTCTTGAAATATTGCTGGTCTCATTAAAGTTTTTATATATGCTGTCCTCTGGTGTTAAAATTTGCAAATTAAAAATATTTTGGACATATGCTGAATACCACTGATTTTTCTTGAGTTTCGTGTATACACCCTTTGATGTTGTTTTGAATTTAAATGACTTACTTATTATTGTGCAAACCTCTGCAACAGTTATTTTATTGTTTGGTCTAAAGGTTTTATCATCAAATCCGCTCATTATGCCCTTCTCGCTTACAGCAGCAATGTAGTTTTTAGCCCAATGTTTATCAGCATCTTTAAATTTTTTGCTCAAATCTGCATTGCTATCCAACTTTAAATTTAGAGCTGTGGCTAGCATTACCGCTGCTTCTGCTCTTGTTAAAGTATTTTGCGGTTTGAAGGTTCCATCTGAGAATCCATTAGTCACTCCTATATCATGCAGATGACGTATATAACTGTCAGCCTCTGTGTTTAGTATGTCCGTGAAGGGTCTATAGTTTAAATCATCTGTATTTGTAGTTATAACTCTAAAGGGAGCAATAACCATTGCTTCGTTAATATCAAATGAAGCCGAAGCAGCTGCTTTACTGTCAAAGGCATATGTAACATTTATAGTTTTGCCATTAGAAGGACTAAATGCAATTATTTTAACTCCTTTGCCCTTTTCTTGGCTGGTGAGAGTAATTTTGTATTTAGCGTTAATATGCTCAGTTGTTACTCTCACACCATTTGCCAAAACACCTTGACTTGAAAAAGCTGAAAGCAGCAGTGATATTATTAAAATTGTAATGTATTTTTTTGAATGCTTTTTCATTGGTTCCTCCATTTGGTTCTACTCAATTTCACCAGCAAGCGCCAATGCTTTTTCTATCATGTACATGAGTTCTCCTCTTGTTACTGCACCTGTTGGATTTAGCTTACTTGATGAGGAATTTGGTATAAAACCATTTTCAACTGCAAAAGTAACCTTATCCAACAAATTCTTGTCAATTTTGTTGTAGTCACTATAGCTTGAAGTTATATCATCCTCAGCCTTAACCTTTTCACCAGTCTTTATTTCATATAGAACAGTTACCATTGCTGCAGCCTCTTGTCTTGAGCATACTGTTCCTGCATATTTGCCTCCCTTTATAAAACCAGCCTTAACAGCCGATTCCATATATTCACTGCCATACTGGTATTCCAAAGTGTCAAAAATCAATTTTACTGCATCACCCAAAGTTGCTTCTTCATCAGGCTCAAACATTCTGCCTGAAACACTTTTTAGCTTGTGAAGATAAGCTACGTTTATTATAGAAGATTCATATTCATGACCGTATATGTCATCAAAAATGCTAGTGGTCTTATCAGCTACTGCAAATATTCCTGATGTCTTAGAATTAAAACTAATTACTCCAGATTGATTGTCAGGATCATATTTATTCCAGGAAGTCTGTTTCTCCCAGTTCTGTATCTTTGGATTAAACACATATCCTGCTGTCTTTCCTTCTACATAATCATTCATAATAGTATATGGATAATTCACCACTAACGGTGTGTTAAACTCCGATATTTCAATGATACCATTGCCAGTATCAAGTGTAACTTCCATTTTTGCTAATTGTTTTTTGAGAAGTAATTCATTTGCCTTTGATGCTGGCTTACTAGGCTGCAATGTTATATTGAATATATAAACCTGCTCTGACAGCGTATTCTCAGTAATAACATTTGCTAGTATCCCTGCTTTTAAGTCATAGGTTACTGTTGATGTTTTAAATGAAATATTCTCCTTTAACTGTTCAAGCTTATCAAATACCTTTTTTGACACATAAATAGCAATATAGTCTGCTTTTGAAGGCGGCTCTGATACATCTACAATGTAATCGAGCTTGTTGTCAGTATTCATAACCTGAATGAGTCTGTCGGCATTAACTCCTACTATCTTTACAGTCCATGTTCCGCCAACAACCTTTGGTGCCTTATCAATAAATTCACCACCTATAACATTATCCACATCCTGGTCAGAATCATAATCATCACTGCTTCTTAAGGTTCTAACACTTATGCTCTGAGTTGGCTGAGATATTAAGTCTTTAGCAGGGTCATATGCATATAATCTAGCAAAATATCTGAAATTGGATTTTAGTCCATCTACCTTGTACTCAGATACTGCTCCAACTTTGTATTGCTTCACATCATTATAGTCTATTCCACTTGCAACCTCCAGAATGTATTCAAGGTTATCCTCCTGTATCCATTCAAAGGTAATACTATTTTTAGTTTTATCACTTGTTCCAAATCCCCTTGGTGTAGTAGGAGGAATATCCTTTAAAGTTTTTACTGGAAGCGAATCACTCCACTCTGACTTCTTGCTTTCTGTCATATCTTGGCTGAAGGCTTCTGCCTGAATCCAAAAATAATATAATGTATCTGGTTTTAGTCCAGGAATTCGTATATAATCAACACCTGAATTTTTTATTTGTTCTGTAGTGACTGTAATTACAGGACCAGCTTTTTCAGGGTTGTCCACCGTTCCATATTTGATATAATAAGTGTTTCCATCCACCAATTCCCATCCTAAATCTATGTATGTATCAGAAGCATACGTATAGTTAAAGTTAGGTACTATTGGCTTTTCAACTATCTGTGTTGGAGATGGCAATGTAGTAAATATTATAGGATTTGAAGTATCTGAAATCAAATCTGGCTCTCCATCTCTTACGGCTCTTACCCATAGAATATATGTTGTATTTGGTTTCAAATCATTTACAGGTATTACTATATTGTGCTTGGAGTATATTGGTGGAACAGTATCGGAAGGAATATTATCAGGAGCATTTAAGGTTGCATCCTCCCTTTCATCATTTGGGGCTGTTGAAACACCTTCAAGTGCATAGTTGTCAATTGTTGTAATATCTATACCCTCATAATATTCCTGACAGCCTACAGATAATGTAACTCCATCACCATAGGACACCTTTCTGTATGTTATATTATCAGGTGGTGTTGTCACTGGATTATACGGAGGTGTATCATTTAATGATGTTTTATCGGCTCTTGACTTCTGATCATCATATGACCACTCCCCTGTAACCGTATCAAAAATTTCATACCATCTATTTTTTAATTGAATAGTTACACTTTTATCTGTAATCATGTCGCTAACTCCATCAATCTTCTTCCTTATTTGAAGAGGAGGATTTGATGGAATCAAAGGAGTGTCAATTGCTCCGCCCGGCAAAGTAATAATAACCTTCAATGCTGGAGCTGATGCATGTTCTACATTCTGAATAACATCGTCAATCTTTTCAGCAAAATATTTCTTTGCCACTATTTTGAAATAGTAAGTGTGATTTGCAGTTAGTCCTTCAAGCTTATACTTATAACCAATAACTTTATTATTATCAGCAGCATCCATTACATAATTTGTTTCTCCTGGTGTAAAGGATGACTGAATGAGTGTATCTGTTTTTGGCTCATCTATTGTGTTAGGATCTTCTATTAACCAAATATCGTACAAAACATCCATATCAATAGTTCCATCTGCTTTTTTGGGTACTCTCCAAAGCACTGTAGCTGTATTTGTACCAAGTTCACCTTTTATTTTAACTGTATTATCTACATTAAGAATGTCCGCATATGAAATTATTACATTACCAGCCGAATCCACGAATTCAGATACTATCTCAGGCATGGCTGGTGTTGATGACACCTTTTCATCCTGAAGAGTTATTTTATCAGATACAATACTAACACTGTCAGGATACAAATTATGTCCATCTTTAGTTACAGTTGCTCTTATTAAGTAATAGCTTACTTCTTCACCTAGCGGCACTGTAATAAAGGTTGATGTACTTTCTTCTATAAGCATAGGTATAGGAACATTTCCTATAAATTTGTCAATCTGATAAGATACCTTAACATCTGAAGTGGAGATACCTGTTACAACAGGGCTCCAATCTAACTTCCATATAACTCCAGCATCAGTTATAGCCATCTTTGTTGTTTTTGCTAAAATATATGTACTAACTAAAACAGTTGTAGGGTCTTGTGTTCTTATTATTTCTGAATCAGTAAGATCAGGTACTATTTTTACATAATAAACTCTTCCTGCATCATTTACTTTATGTTCATATGTTAGCTTTCCTTCTGACTCATTTACAAAAACTGGTCCATTTAGTCCAATTTCATTCTTAGTTATATGTATTGGCAAAGTATTTGTAAAATCAGCATTTTCTGATACATATAGCTTATAATTAATTCGCTTACCATCATTCCAAACATCATCCCATGTTATTTTGAATTTGTTGGTACCAGTGGTTTCACATTGTACATTGATATCAGTTAAAAATTTGACGGTATTTGAACTAGCCGACTCAGGAGACTTCATTGTATTATCAGTAAGTGCATCTATATATGTATAATATGCTTTAGCATTTGCAGTATAAACTGTACCTGAATTTAAGTTTCTCATTCTTATGGGGGTTGTACCTGCAGGCAAATCCTTTTCCTTTAAGAATACTGGCCTTGCGGACCTATAGCCCTTTGGTGACTCTTGCAGATATATGTTTACATACTTACCTGTAACAGTTATCCCTTGGGGATTATCAATCCCTGCCCAGCCAATATCAGCATAAAAGCCCGACGCACCTCCATCAGAAGAACTATAGCCAATAGGCTTTTCAACATTTGGATACAAAGCAGTAATAGCTAGTCCACTAGGTGCAGGTTGATCTGGAAGCTCAGCCCCTAAAGCTAAATTTGTACCATATGTTGTTATAAAAAATATTACTAACATTATTGTTGCTAGTATTCTGTTTGTTTTCATTATGCATACTCTCCTTAAAGTAGATTACATATTTCAACGAGTAGTGTTATACCCTCACTGCTTAAATATCTAAGCAGTATCTACCACTTATTCGTATTTCATTACATCAGAGGTATTTCAACGAGTCAGGTTATCTCTCACTTCCCAAAAAACCAAAGTAGTAGCAATCTCTTTCAGAAGTGAGATACTTTTTTGACTCGTTATAATTCCAGCATC
This region includes:
- the murA gene encoding UDP-N-acetylglucosamine 1-carboxyvinyltransferase, producing MAKYIISEGVPLKGRIKVDGAKNSVLPIIAASLLGETKSIIEEVPDLNDVKIMCDLIKSLGAEVEPLGKKSIAFHLRDITNSTAPYELVNKLRASFLVMGPMLAKTGFVRVALPGGCAIGSRPVDLHLKGFTALGAEITQGHGYVEARKTTKKLIGNKIYLDFPSVGATENIMMAAVLAEGQTSIENAAIEPEIVDLASYLNEMGACIRGAGTDTIRIEGVEKLYGCTHTVIPDRIEAGTYMAAATITHGEVIIDNVVPDHLKPIIAKLKEIGAEIEEDTSSVSVKGNCDLKAIDLKTLPYPGFPTDMQAQMTALLSCTSGTSIVTETIFENRFMHVSELKRMGANIKIDGRTAVIEGKKYLTGASVKATDLRAGAALVLAGLAAEGATEISEIQHIDRGYCALDVKLRSLGAKIERVEDN
- a CDS encoding YwmB family TATA-box binding protein; this translates as MKKINFILIFIGLILVSVIAGTIYYIGIQKETNEQDVSIIDVFNSSGAKMIVNEMYFFSRATDDYKDLDALSKVCEDVFNAIEIKNFSTNSTSTDNLLKKEILGSTKDGVKVSAMASIVGNNSDAGDKYITIDATGTEKVNALFLREKVEDIFNKHGLDVTVNSCITGTYDGNVEDTQLEKICRNILNESDAEKVDSKRFENVISVSAFSPVMKDKLSINGKNVNLSIAIRYNKQEDKTYLWVATPIVNTEY
- a CDS encoding S-layer homology domain-containing protein, which produces MKKHSKKYITILIISLLLSAFSSQGVLANGVRVTTEHINAKYKITLTSQEKGKGVKIIAFSPSNGKTINVTYAFDSKAAASASFDINEAMVIAPFRVITTNTDDLNYRPFTDILNTEADSYIRHLHDIGVTNGFSDGTFKPQNTLTRAEAAVMLATALNLKLDSNADLSKKFKDADKHWAKNYIAAVSEKGIMSGFDDKTFRPNNKITVAEVCTIISKSFKFKTTSKGVYTKLKKNQWYSAYVQNIFNLQILTPEDSIYKNFNETSNISRGNFAIMLSRALSTY
- a CDS encoding M23 family metallopeptidase, with translation MKKLIPDEKNWKNKLTKFFNNKGFYIVLAVCILIVAATAIYVATQNMNSPDTSLNDPAQLIPGEANLEDESGEQAKAVAGSVSNTDIANQSTVAEQSTPANATASAPEKDNEKANDKANEETSPKAKSDNAAVKSTLKFDRPVDGAIMKDFTRDVTTFSESKTLGDIRAHKGLDFKVEKLTKVRAVADGTISLVEDNANGITVEISHGTDGLVTKYAGLSRQGLEDICCGLKVKANEIIGLVGDPIQSECEDGAHLHFEVLKNGKSVDPVPYLRSTSEKTDKEK
- the spoIID gene encoding stage II sporulation protein D — encoded protein: MKKLIGYVFLMLIIVVVIPLVIVKNIDVVTAPEETIIEKEGITINVYMNDQKKVVAMKLEEYLIGVLAAEMPASFEIEALKAQAIAARTYALGRATRLYGSNIDKAHNGADVCIDPGHCQAWISKNTAMDRWGFLASFRYWNKICKAVSDTQGKVLEYNNVLINPLFHSNSGGHTENVEDVWAGTAEPYLRGVESIGEDTFKEYKSEVILEPQQMIKILKEYSPKIELNQEDILSNIKIHKYSSGNRVIDMEIGNINMKGTEFRKLFQLKSTNMKFAQLPDGKISITTIGYGHGVGMSQCGANYLAKSGTSCEDILKHYYKGVEINDFTMLE
- a CDS encoding fibronectin type III domain-containing protein, whose protein sequence is MKTNRILATIMLVIFFITTYGTNLALGAELPDQPAPSGLAITALYPNVEKPIGYSSSDGGASGFYADIGWAGIDNPQGITVTGKYVNIYLQESPKGYRSARPVFLKEKDLPAGTTPIRMRNLNSGTVYTANAKAYYTYIDALTDNTMKSPESASSNTVKFLTDINVQCETTGTNKFKITWDDVWNDGKRINYKLYVSENADFTNTLPIHITKNEIGLNGPVFVNESEGKLTYEHKVNDAGRVYYVKIVPDLTDSEIIRTQDPTTVLVSTYILAKTTKMAITDAGVIWKLDWSPVVTGISTSDVKVSYQIDKFIGNVPIPMLIEESTSTFITVPLGEEVSYYLIRATVTKDGHNLYPDSVSIVSDKITLQDEKVSSTPAMPEIVSEFVDSAGNVIISYADILNVDNTVKIKGELGTNTATVLWRVPKKADGTIDMDVLYDIWLIEDPNTIDEPKTDTLIQSSFTPGETNYVMDAADNNKVIGYKYKLEGLTANHTYYFKIVAKKYFAEKIDDVIQNVEHASAPALKVIITLPGGAIDTPLIPSNPPLQIRKKIDGVSDMITDKSVTIQLKNRWYEIFDTVTGEWSYDDQKSRADKTSLNDTPPYNPVTTPPDNITYRKVSYGDGVTLSVGCQEYYEGIDITTIDNYALEGVSTAPNDEREDATLNAPDNIPSDTVPPIYSKHNIVIPVNDLKPNTTYILWVRAVRDGEPDLISDTSNPIIFTTLPSPTQIVEKPIVPNFNYTYASDTYIDLGWELVDGNTYYIKYGTVDNPEKAGPVITVTTEQIKNSGVDYIRIPGLKPDTLYYFWIQAEAFSQDMTESKKSEWSDSLPVKTLKDIPPTTPRGFGTSDKTKNSITFEWIQEDNLEYILEVASGIDYNDVKQYKVGAVSEYKVDGLKSNFRYFARLYAYDPAKDLISQPTQSISVRTLRSSDDYDSDQDVDNVIGGEFIDKAPKVVGGTWTVKIVGVNADRLIQVMNTDNKLDYIVDVSEPPSKADYIAIYVSKKVFDKLEQLKENISFKTSTVTYDLKAGILANVITENTLSEQVYIFNITLQPSKPASKANELLLKKQLAKMEVTLDTGNGIIEISEFNTPLVVNYPYTIMNDYVEGKTAGYVFNPKIQNWEKQTSWNKYDPDNQSGVISFNSKTSGIFAVADKTTSIFDDIYGHEYESSIINVAYLHKLKSVSGRMFEPDEEATLGDAVKLIFDTLEYQYGSEYMESAVKAGFIKGGKYAGTVCSRQEAAAMVTVLYEIKTGEKVKAEDDITSSYSDYNKIDKNLLDKVTFAVENGFIPNSSSSKLNPTGAVTRGELMYMIEKALALAGEIE